In Treponema rectale, a single genomic region encodes these proteins:
- a CDS encoding helix-turn-helix domain-containing protein, with the protein MANKTFDLDDYISQRKEKDSEFAKNFDTGYEEFKIGMIIKEMRLESGMTQEQLAEKLETKKSVISRMENHSEDIRLSTLQKVASVFGKQLRVAML; encoded by the coding sequence ATGGCAAATAAAACATTTGATTTAGATGATTATATTTCTCAGCGTAAAGAAAAAGATTCAGAATTTGCAAAAAATTTTGATACAGGTTATGAAGAATTCAAAATCGGTATGATTATAAAAGAAATGCGACTAGAGAGCGGAATGACACAAGAACAGTTGGCAGAAAAACTTGAAACTAAGAAAAGCGTTATTTCGCGAATGGAAAATCATTCCGAAGATATCCGATTATCTACCCTTCAAAAAGTTGCATCTGTATTTGGAAAACAGCTTAGAGTTGCAATGTTGTAA
- a CDS encoding type II toxin-antitoxin system RelE/ParE family toxin: MYRKVTFYTTSDGKCPVVEFIDSQPVKVAQKIAWVLKAVQEIEKVPKTYFKKLSDTDFYEVRIELGGNIYRLLGFFHNGNIVILTNGFQKKTQKTPKSEIEVCEARMKDFLKRSKENGK, translated from the coding sequence ATGTACAGAAAAGTAACGTTCTATACAACTTCCGACGGAAAATGTCCTGTTGTGGAGTTTATAGATTCTCAACCAGTAAAAGTAGCTCAGAAAATAGCATGGGTTCTTAAGGCTGTTCAGGAAATTGAAAAAGTTCCAAAAACATACTTTAAGAAATTATCAGATACCGATTTCTACGAAGTCAGAATTGAGTTGGGTGGAAATATTTATCGGCTGCTAGGATTCTTTCACAATGGAAATATTGTAATTCTTACAAATGGTTTCCAAAAGAAGACTCAGAAAACACCGAAATCTGAAATAGAAGTTTGTGAAGCAAGAATGAAAGATTTTTTGAAAAGGAGTAAAGAAAATGGCAAATAA
- a CDS encoding phenylalanine--tRNA ligase subunit alpha, translated as MDVKNLIKNLHPLETKVLLKYGLNDELTSAKLQKDLGYKEGHANQAFSWLSGKELLSEVSRTPKTYYEITDFGRKVLSEGFAEERIVDYLKANGAKTLPEIAAALNIENKDVGSAFGPLSKDGVLSMNSEKKAEYTGKELPARFTVAKALIEKASKAENGQLDAANLSKEELEVMSGLTKKRGISETPFKTIERETVAYKLTQAFKEVVDALKSAGITGNEIGEITPSMLASGEWKKGTFRGYNISIPPARIIPGRTNPYVQFLESVKDKLCSLGFQEFDGPLVETEFWNGDALFMPQFHAARDIHDVYRLKYPTHAKEIEEPYLSNVAAVHKDGGNTGSRGWNYNFDHEFTRRLIMRSQGTVLSAHQLHKAEIPGKYFGIARCFRYDKVDATHLSDFYQTEGIILGEDANLRNLLGMLKMFATEIAGAEEVKYVPGYFPFTEPSIEVHIKHPKLGWFELGGSGIFRPEVTKAMGIDVPVLAWGIGIDRMALMALGLNDLRELFCEDIERVRLRKAKF; from the coding sequence ATTGATGTTAAAAACTTGATTAAAAACCTTCATCCGCTGGAAACAAAGGTTCTTTTGAAATACGGACTTAATGATGAACTTACATCGGCAAAACTTCAGAAGGATCTTGGTTATAAGGAAGGTCATGCAAATCAGGCATTCAGTTGGCTTTCTGGAAAGGAACTGCTTTCAGAAGTAAGCCGCACTCCAAAAACTTATTATGAAATTACTGATTTTGGTAGAAAAGTTTTAAGTGAAGGTTTTGCAGAAGAGAGAATTGTTGATTATCTTAAGGCTAATGGTGCAAAAACACTTCCAGAAATTGCAGCAGCTCTTAATATAGAAAATAAAGATGTTGGATCTGCATTTGGTCCTTTAAGTAAAGACGGTGTTCTTTCTATGAATTCAGAAAAAAAAGCTGAATATACCGGAAAAGAACTTCCTGCCCGCTTTACAGTAGCAAAGGCTCTTATTGAAAAAGCTTCTAAAGCAGAAAACGGTCAGCTTGATGCTGCAAACCTCAGTAAAGAAGAACTTGAGGTTATGTCAGGGCTTACAAAGAAACGCGGAATTTCGGAAACTCCGTTTAAAACTATTGAACGTGAAACTGTAGCATATAAACTTACACAGGCATTTAAGGAAGTTGTGGATGCCCTTAAGTCTGCCGGAATTACAGGTAATGAAATCGGAGAAATTACTCCTTCAATGCTTGCAAGCGGTGAATGGAAAAAGGGTACTTTCCGCGGATATAATATTTCAATTCCGCCGGCACGTATTATTCCTGGACGTACAAATCCTTATGTTCAGTTTCTTGAGAGTGTAAAAGACAAGCTTTGTTCTCTTGGATTTCAGGAATTTGACGGTCCGCTTGTAGAAACAGAATTCTGGAACGGAGATGCCCTCTTTATGCCTCAGTTCCATGCAGCCCGTGATATTCATGATGTTTACCGCTTGAAATATCCGACACATGCTAAAGAAATTGAAGAACCATATTTGAGCAACGTAGCTGCCGTTCATAAAGACGGTGGTAATACAGGAAGCCGCGGATGGAACTATAACTTTGATCATGAGTTTACCCGTCGTCTGATTATGCGTTCTCAGGGTACTGTTCTTTCTGCACATCAGCTTCATAAGGCAGAAATTCCAGGTAAATACTTTGGTATTGCACGCTGTTTCCGCTATGATAAGGTAGATGCAACTCACTTAAGTGACTTTTATCAGACAGAGGGAATTATTCTTGGTGAAGATGCAAATCTTCGCAATCTTCTTGGTATGCTTAAGATGTTTGCTACGGAAATTGCAGGGGCTGAAGAAGTAAAATATGTTCCTGGATACTTCCCGTTTACAGAACCTTCTATTGAAGTTCATATTAAGCATCCTAAACTTGGCTGGTTTGAACTTGGTGGTTCTGGTATTTTCCGTCCTGAAGTTACAAAGGCTATGGGAATTGATGTTCCTGTTCTTGCATGGGGTATCGGTATTGACCGTATGGCACTTATGGCCCTTGGATTGAATGACCTGAGGGAGTTGTTCTGTGAAGATATAGAACGTGTACGTTTAAGAAAGGCTAAATTCTAG
- a CDS encoding rhomboid family intramembrane serine protease — MFLRKPFKYTFSNVTLYLIGINVIVYLAGTLGLRFIVKGIPFDITHIFSANYIIMRIFNFYWQPFTYMFVHANITHLVFNMIGLLCFGYAVEKAIGSREFLLFYIFCGTLDGIISIIVYANTGLQYVWLMGASGAIYAVLFAYAVIFPRNRIFIWGIIPVPAPLLVLGYAVIEFLSQFNFRAGDNVAHLTHLVGFILAWLYLLVRMGVHPIRIWKDAYFR; from the coding sequence ATGTTTTTAAGAAAACCATTTAAATATACTTTTTCTAATGTAACGCTGTATCTTATAGGAATAAATGTCATTGTTTATCTTGCAGGTACTTTGGGTTTGCGTTTTATTGTAAAGGGAATTCCATTTGATATAACCCATATTTTCAGTGCGAATTATATCATAATGCGTATTTTTAATTTTTACTGGCAGCCGTTTACTTACATGTTTGTTCATGCAAACATAACCCATCTTGTTTTCAATATGATAGGTCTTTTGTGTTTTGGTTATGCGGTAGAAAAAGCCATTGGTTCCAGAGAATTCCTTCTTTTTTATATTTTTTGCGGAACTTTAGACGGAATAATTTCTATTATCGTTTATGCAAATACAGGATTACAGTATGTCTGGCTTATGGGAGCCAGCGGTGCCATTTATGCAGTATTATTTGCCTATGCAGTAATTTTTCCAAGAAACAGGATTTTTATCTGGGGAATCATTCCTGTCCCGGCACCTCTTCTTGTTCTTGGTTATGCAGTTATCGAATTTTTAAGTCAGTTTAACTTCAGGGCTGGAGATAATGTGGCTCATCTTACACATTTGGTGGGCTTTATATTGGCGTGGCTTTATCTTTTGGTAAGAATGGGAGTTCACCCGATACGTATATGGAAAGACGCTTACTTCCGTTAA
- the dgcA gene encoding diguanylate cyclase DgcA — MGRKAKRVNFSRKSSHHYIRPQPVVSVDEEMTIPMYEKQVYDLQQLLEISRSLCSTLELDKLIESIFYIVMAQMRVNGVGLFIKPGIETEKLTLDTNFTGLEPDSSIKYEIAMDSEFYEQTSFFRIPFELKEMNSAVKKTEEFKMMSSLNPSIVVPLVLKNRVNGYLVLGERLAIGDEDAAYSDYEKEELFNIASLASVAVNNASLVEQSSTDMMTRLKLKYYFFNILTDKIDAAYLRNEHLSVLMFDIDFFKKFNDNYGHACGDYVLQEVARIISENIGPTDMAARYGGEEFTVMLPGSKKEEALEIAERIRSKIEENDFFYENQHMKVTISCGVSELSMTYNPVTSAKAFVDQADKALYVSKRNGRNRVTFADESVFN, encoded by the coding sequence ATGGGTAGAAAAGCTAAACGTGTCAACTTTTCAAGGAAATCGTCTCATCATTATATCAGGCCGCAGCCTGTTGTTTCTGTTGATGAAGAGATGACAATTCCTATGTATGAAAAGCAGGTTTACGATTTACAGCAGCTTCTTGAAATCAGCCGTTCTCTTTGTTCTACTCTGGAACTTGATAAACTTATCGAATCGATTTTCTACATTGTTATGGCACAGATGCGTGTAAATGGTGTAGGTCTTTTTATAAAACCAGGAATAGAAACAGAAAAGCTTACTCTGGATACGAATTTTACAGGATTAGAGCCAGATTCTTCAATAAAGTACGAAATTGCAATGGATTCTGAATTTTATGAGCAGACCTCTTTTTTCAGGATTCCATTTGAATTAAAAGAAATGAATTCAGCTGTAAAAAAGACAGAAGAATTCAAAATGATGTCTTCCCTTAATCCTTCAATAGTTGTTCCTCTTGTTCTTAAAAATCGTGTAAACGGGTATCTTGTTCTTGGAGAGCGGCTTGCAATTGGTGATGAAGATGCAGCATACAGTGATTACGAAAAAGAGGAATTATTTAATATAGCATCTCTTGCTTCTGTAGCAGTTAATAATGCATCTCTTGTAGAACAGTCTTCTACAGATATGATGACCAGGCTTAAACTTAAATATTATTTCTTCAATATTCTTACAGATAAAATTGATGCAGCTTATCTTCGAAATGAACATTTAAGTGTTCTTATGTTTGATATCGACTTTTTTAAGAAGTTTAACGATAACTACGGACATGCCTGCGGAGATTATGTTCTTCAGGAAGTTGCAAGAATAATCAGCGAAAATATCGGTCCTACAGATATGGCTGCCCGATATGGCGGTGAAGAGTTTACGGTTATGCTTCCGGGGTCAAAAAAAGAAGAGGCGCTTGAGATAGCAGAACGAATTCGTTCAAAAATAGAAGAAAATGATTTTTTCTACGAAAATCAGCATATGAAAGTAACGATTTCTTGCGGAGTTTCTGAACTTTCTATGACTTATAATCCGGTAACTTCGGCAAAAGCCTTTGTAGATCAGGCAGATAAAGCACTTTATGTGTCAAAAAGAAACGGACGTAACCGTGTAACATTTGCTGACGAATCAGTTTTTAATTAA
- a CDS encoding DUF5312 family protein: MSFIQSVIEFFQSIFQASSPEVKKRQEKRKLENDLKIIAPGFYKDGMVQPNFAEALRVLSINTKPINDLLSSTMCTEDIGRNRRFEEQLLLTGFDSEAQSIIQNMSYEVRKEKAREAKSLNRYLEGEHREVEKVARQLNTPAFAKIEAVMNKVKQLNDICKYNYTSTLRLFDPNYQSIGAYTPEYQEIAIDLLETALMDLYYVVADMDISVAVYNALCALYQLYHRTSYTERRSNGIEENLRKLQGIFRHVLTKNALLAMIKLAKRDPDYVPQKAVYEGNYRKKYADFLEERFNVDEKRLKVEIQDEQIIAKVSELFGGKAMMQTHGYNNEVNTQLKQSTPASFTLVLPFQVLKTFVFQFYEDGIKSLLNDIVIEGLFNNPAYKTDFSAVVFACNDSYERITEFEKKFLRGGEFDEALITGLIHDSHKDSSFGVKLKDMVDGVNRAVKKLLQDETNNFFQLNKILSDIVIEAKKVSSDSITNLKVLMISSRNRDKAEQLEVQYPLWKVFLEIMKNYVIIGNIEKK, translated from the coding sequence ATGTCATTCATTCAGAGTGTTATTGAATTTTTTCAGTCAATATTTCAAGCCTCATCACCTGAAGTAAAAAAACGCCAGGAGAAGCGTAAACTGGAGAATGACCTTAAAATTATTGCTCCCGGATTTTATAAAGACGGAATGGTTCAGCCTAATTTTGCTGAAGCCCTTCGTGTGTTAAGCATTAATACTAAGCCTATAAATGATTTGCTTTCCTCAACAATGTGTACGGAAGATATCGGAAGAAACCGCCGCTTTGAGGAACAGTTGCTTCTTACGGGATTTGATTCAGAAGCTCAGTCCATAATCCAGAATATGTCGTATGAGGTTCGTAAAGAAAAAGCCCGGGAAGCTAAATCCCTTAACCGTTATCTTGAAGGGGAGCACAGGGAAGTAGAAAAAGTTGCCCGTCAGCTGAATACGCCTGCTTTTGCCAAAATTGAAGCTGTAATGAATAAGGTAAAACAGCTGAATGATATCTGTAAGTATAATTACACTTCTACCCTCCGCCTTTTTGATCCTAATTATCAGAGTATAGGCGCATATACGCCGGAATATCAGGAAATTGCCATTGATCTTTTAGAGACTGCACTTATGGACCTGTATTATGTTGTTGCGGACATGGATATTTCCGTTGCAGTTTACAATGCCCTTTGTGCCCTTTATCAGCTTTATCACCGTACAAGTTATACGGAACGCCGTTCCAACGGTATAGAAGAGAATCTCCGTAAGCTTCAGGGAATTTTCCGTCATGTTCTTACAAAGAATGCACTTCTGGCAATGATTAAACTTGCAAAAAGAGATCCGGATTATGTACCTCAGAAAGCGGTTTATGAGGGCAATTACCGTAAGAAATATGCAGATTTCCTTGAAGAGCGGTTTAATGTAGACGAAAAGCGTCTGAAAGTAGAGATTCAGGATGAACAGATTATAGCAAAAGTAAGTGAGTTGTTTGGCGGTAAAGCAATGATGCAGACCCACGGCTACAATAATGAAGTAAATACACAGCTTAAACAGAGTACGCCGGCTTCCTTTACCTTGGTTCTTCCATTTCAGGTGCTCAAGACATTTGTATTTCAGTTTTATGAAGACGGTATAAAGTCGCTTCTTAATGACATAGTTATTGAAGGTTTGTTTAATAATCCGGCTTATAAAACAGATTTTTCTGCCGTAGTTTTTGCATGTAATGATAGTTACGAGCGTATTACTGAATTCGAAAAGAAGTTCCTCCGGGGCGGTGAATTTGATGAAGCACTTATTACGGGGCTGATTCATGACAGTCATAAAGACAGTTCTTTTGGGGTTAAGCTTAAAGATATGGTAGACGGAGTAAATCGTGCCGTAAAAAAGCTTCTGCAGGATGAAACAAATAATTTTTTTCAGTTAAACAAAATTCTCTCCGATATTGTTATAGAGGCCAAAAAGGTAAGTTCTGATTCCATTACAAACCTTAAGGTTCTTATGATTTCTTCAAGAAACAGGGATAAGGCAGAACAGCTGGAAGTTCAGTATCCGCTGTGGAAAGTGTTCCTTGAAATAATGAAGAATTATGTTATAATCGGTAACATTGAGAAAAAATAA
- the dusB gene encoding tRNA dihydrouridine synthase DusB, with product MALYHPVKIGGVELEGNIFLAPIAGYSDRAFRTLCVEYGAAFCTTEMVSAEALTRGSDKTESLMRRSPAEKKYSVQIFGGNADVMFRGTKLVLEKTDCDTIDINGGCPVPKIIKSGAGSMLTKEPDRLYSIVKSVKDSCAEYGAEHPERGNVPVTIKIRSGWDSSHITWKECAEAALSAGADAITIHARTKAQGYAGHSDWNIQRQLVEFVNGRIPVFGSGDANTPETARQMLEETGVDGVMFARGAMGDPFLFKRTVDYLTTGEYVQESVQERIRAGFRELELNIEDFGEKSACLQMRKKFCAYSSGIQGGAKLRRQIVEAQTAAEYKQIFADYLS from the coding sequence TGTTGAATACGGAGCGGCTTTCTGTACAACAGAAATGGTAAGTGCGGAAGCTTTGACCAGAGGTTCAGATAAAACAGAGAGCCTTATGCGCCGTTCTCCTGCAGAAAAAAAGTATTCCGTACAGATTTTCGGTGGAAATGCCGACGTAATGTTTCGGGGAACAAAACTCGTCCTTGAAAAAACTGACTGTGATACAATAGATATAAACGGCGGCTGTCCAGTTCCTAAGATTATTAAATCCGGAGCAGGCAGCATGCTTACAAAAGAACCTGACAGGCTTTATTCAATAGTAAAATCCGTAAAAGACTCCTGTGCTGAATATGGGGCAGAACATCCTGAACGGGGAAACGTTCCTGTTACCATAAAAATCCGCAGCGGCTGGGATTCTTCCCACATTACATGGAAAGAGTGTGCGGAAGCTGCTTTAAGTGCCGGTGCTGATGCAATTACGATTCATGCAAGGACAAAAGCTCAGGGGTATGCCGGTCATTCTGACTGGAATATTCAGAGACAGCTGGTTGAATTTGTAAACGGAAGGATACCTGTGTTTGGTTCCGGTGATGCTAATACTCCTGAAACGGCAAGGCAGATGCTGGAAGAAACTGGTGTTGACGGAGTAATGTTTGCCCGTGGTGCAATGGGAGATCCGTTTCTGTTTAAGCGTACTGTAGATTACCTGACAACTGGTGAATATGTACAGGAAAGCGTACAGGAAAGGATTCGTGCAGGATTCAGGGAACTTGAATTGAATATAGAAGATTTTGGAGAAAAATCAGCCTGCCTTCAGATGCGGAAAAAGTTCTGTGCCTACAGTTCAGGAATTCAGGGGGGGGCAAAACTTCGCCGTCAGATTGTAGAAGCCCAGACTGCTGCAGAATATAAACAGATTTTTGCAGATTACCTGTCTTAA